In the Flagellimonas sp. MMG031 genome, one interval contains:
- the dinB gene encoding DNA polymerase IV, producing MEKTILHLDLDTFYVSVERIINTELKNKPLLVGGTSDRGVVAACSYETRGFGVHSGMPMKMAKELCPEAVVIRGNAGTYSKYSDVVTDIIKEHVPIFEKSSIDEFYADLSGMDRFFGCYKYATEMRQKIIRETGLPISFGLSVNKVVSKVATNEAKPNNQLKIDFGLEKPFLAPLSIKKIPMVGDKTYQTLRNLGIRQVKTIQDMPMDIMQRVLGANGRLIWKRANGIDNTPVIPFHDRKSISNERTFDRDTIDVIKLRGILIAMTENLAYQLRRGDKLTACVAVKIRYSDFNTYSKQSRIPYTSADHVLIPKILELFDSLYNKRMLVRLIGIRFSHLVSGNYQINLFEDTEETLNLYKAMDHVRNRFGCRSVVRASAMDAKTIGSMRNPFNGEPPVVLAHRKQ from the coding sequence ATGGAAAAGACGATTTTGCATCTTGACTTGGATACTTTTTATGTGTCCGTGGAGCGCATCATCAATACAGAGCTTAAAAATAAGCCCTTATTGGTGGGCGGCACCAGCGACCGTGGCGTGGTGGCGGCCTGCAGTTACGAGACCCGTGGGTTTGGTGTGCATTCTGGCATGCCCATGAAAATGGCCAAGGAGCTTTGTCCCGAAGCCGTGGTCATTCGTGGAAACGCTGGCACTTACAGCAAATATTCGGATGTGGTCACAGATATTATCAAAGAACATGTACCCATTTTCGAAAAGTCGAGCATTGACGAGTTTTACGCCGACCTCTCGGGCATGGACCGTTTTTTTGGTTGCTACAAATATGCCACGGAAATGCGCCAGAAAATCATTAGGGAAACGGGACTGCCCATTTCGTTTGGGTTATCGGTGAACAAAGTGGTTTCCAAAGTGGCCACCAACGAAGCCAAACCCAACAATCAGCTCAAAATCGATTTTGGTCTGGAAAAGCCTTTTTTGGCCCCACTTTCCATCAAAAAAATACCCATGGTGGGCGATAAAACCTATCAAACCCTTCGAAACTTGGGCATACGGCAGGTAAAGACCATTCAAGATATGCCCATGGACATTATGCAACGGGTATTGGGTGCCAACGGTAGACTCATCTGGAAACGGGCCAATGGGATAGACAACACCCCCGTAATCCCATTCCACGATAGAAAATCCATTTCCAACGAACGGACTTTTGACCGGGACACCATCGATGTCATCAAACTAAGGGGTATTTTGATTGCCATGACCGAAAACTTGGCCTACCAACTACGGCGGGGCGATAAGTTAACGGCCTGTGTCGCTGTAAAAATCCGGTATTCCGATTTCAATACCTATTCCAAACAATCGCGGATTCCATACACGAGTGCAGACCATGTGCTCATCCCAAAAATATTGGAGCTGTTTGATTCGCTGTACAACAAACGGATGCTGGTCCGCCTCATCGGAATTCGATTCAGTCACTTGGTCTCGGGCAATTACCAAATCAACCTTTTTGAGGACACCGAAGAAACCTTGAACCTATACAAGGCCATGGATCATGTACGGAACCGATTTGGATGCCGGAGCGTGGTCCGCGCCTCCGCCATGGATGCAAAGACCATTGGAAGCATGCGCAACCCATTTAACGGGGAGCCGCCCGTGGTCTTGGCGCATCGAAAACAGTAA
- the hutG gene encoding formimidoylglutamase produces the protein MKHYTPPKKDLWTGRISNKWLYLHEKVHCTPLEELPEAQKKSISLLGYACDEGVRRNQGRVGAVEGPDVIKSSLSKMPNHLGSNVRFHDVGSVVCEGDDMESAQEKLAEAVSVLLEKKQFPIILGGGHDMAYGHYNGIKKYLDAKKEGQTIGIINFDAHFDLRKNTEQNNSGTPFYQIAKDCQKEGIDFNYLCLGIRRDANDRNLFQTARDLDVIYVMNDTFQIPLLEEITTWINAFAKNVDHIYVTIDLDGFSSAYAPGVSAPSPMGFSPYMVLECLKTIIGSGKLISMDIAEMNPKYDIDGQTAKLAASLVHHVMHSISGG, from the coding sequence ATGAAACACTACACTCCCCCGAAAAAAGACCTTTGGACCGGAAGAATCTCCAATAAGTGGCTGTATTTGCACGAAAAAGTGCATTGCACCCCTTTGGAAGAGCTTCCAGAGGCCCAGAAAAAATCCATTTCCCTATTGGGTTATGCCTGCGACGAGGGCGTACGCCGAAACCAAGGTCGTGTCGGAGCTGTTGAGGGGCCCGATGTCATCAAAAGCAGTTTGTCCAAAATGCCCAACCATCTCGGAAGCAATGTACGGTTCCACGATGTAGGTTCCGTGGTTTGTGAAGGAGATGATATGGAGTCAGCACAAGAAAAACTCGCCGAAGCCGTATCTGTTCTTTTGGAGAAGAAGCAATTTCCTATCATTCTGGGTGGCGGACATGATATGGCCTACGGCCACTACAACGGCATCAAAAAGTATCTGGACGCCAAAAAAGAAGGCCAAACCATTGGCATCATCAATTTTGATGCACATTTTGATTTGCGGAAAAACACGGAGCAGAACAACTCGGGCACCCCATTTTATCAAATAGCCAAGGATTGTCAAAAAGAAGGTATCGATTTCAACTATCTCTGTTTGGGTATCCGAAGAGATGCCAACGACCGAAATCTATTTCAAACCGCTAGGGACCTTGATGTGATTTACGTGATGAACGATACCTTCCAAATTCCCCTACTGGAAGAAATTACCACTTGGATCAATGCTTTTGCCAAAAATGTGGACCATATTTATGTGACCATCGATTTGGATGGGTTCTCTTCTGCCTACGCACCCGGGGTTAGTGCCCCTTCCCCCATGGGCTTTAGCCCGTATATGGTTCTGGAATGCCTAAAAACGATTATAGGCTCTGGAAAATTGATCAGTATGGATATCGCGGAGATGAACCCGAAGTACGATATTGATGGACAAACCGCCAAACTGGCTGCTTCGCTGGTGCATCATGTGATGCACAGTATTTCTGGAGGTTGA
- a CDS encoding urocanate hydratase, with protein sequence MTEFQQQILQGIPEQLPAKKPYPINGNPVPKRKDILTKEEKKLAVQNALRYFPEAWHNELAREFAEELKTYGRIYMHRFKPDYKMYARPISEYPAKTHQAAAIMLMIQNNLDPAVAQHPEELITYGGNGAVFQNWAQYLLTMKYLAEMTEEQTLHMYSGHPMGLFPSSKEAPRVVVTNGMMIPNYSQPDDWEKYNALGVTQYGQMTAGSYMYIGPQGIVHGTAITVMNAFRKVLQKNESPEGKIFLTAGLGGMSGAQPKAGNIAGGITICAEVNPEAAKKRHEQGWVDELLVDLDLLVVRTKEAVENKEVVSLAYIGNVVDVWERFDEENIFVHLGSDQTSLHNPWAGGYYPAGLSFEASNALMVENPKAFKEKAQESLRRQINAINKHTAKGTYFFDYGNAFLLEVSRAGGDVMAKNSIDFRYPSYVQDILGPMCFDYGFGPFRWVCTSGNPEDLQKTDAIALEVMKKIKSEAPEEIQQQMQDNIKWISEAEQNKLVVGSQARILYADAEGRSKIADAFNTAIAKGEISAPVVLGRDHHDVSGTDSPFRETSNIYDGSKFTADMAIQNVIGDSFRGATWVSIHNGGGVGWGEVINGGFGMVLDGSKEASNRLKKMLFFDVNNGISRRSWARNKEARFAIEREMERTPDLRVTLPYLVETDMLDDLF encoded by the coding sequence ATGACTGAATTTCAGCAACAGATATTACAAGGCATACCCGAGCAGCTTCCCGCAAAAAAACCATATCCCATAAACGGCAACCCAGTGCCAAAACGGAAGGATATCCTCACCAAAGAAGAGAAAAAACTGGCCGTACAAAATGCGCTACGTTATTTTCCTGAAGCTTGGCACAATGAACTCGCACGGGAATTTGCCGAGGAACTCAAAACCTACGGTCGGATTTACATGCACCGGTTTAAGCCCGATTATAAAATGTATGCCCGGCCCATTTCGGAATATCCTGCAAAAACACATCAGGCGGCAGCCATCATGCTCATGATCCAAAACAATTTGGACCCTGCTGTGGCCCAGCATCCCGAAGAATTGATCACTTATGGGGGCAATGGAGCAGTTTTTCAAAATTGGGCACAGTACCTGCTCACCATGAAATATTTGGCGGAAATGACCGAGGAACAGACCCTGCACATGTATTCCGGGCATCCGATGGGACTTTTTCCATCGTCCAAAGAAGCGCCAAGGGTCGTGGTCACCAACGGGATGATGATTCCCAACTACTCCCAACCCGATGATTGGGAAAAATACAATGCACTTGGTGTGACACAATACGGACAGATGACGGCAGGTTCCTACATGTACATTGGCCCACAAGGCATTGTTCATGGAACGGCTATCACCGTTATGAACGCTTTCCGAAAAGTATTGCAGAAAAATGAATCTCCCGAAGGCAAGATTTTTTTGACCGCTGGACTTGGAGGAATGAGCGGTGCACAACCCAAAGCAGGAAATATTGCCGGGGGCATCACCATCTGTGCCGAAGTCAACCCCGAAGCTGCCAAAAAACGACACGAACAAGGTTGGGTAGATGAATTATTGGTCGATTTGGACCTGTTGGTCGTTCGCACCAAAGAGGCCGTGGAAAATAAAGAAGTGGTTTCCTTGGCTTACATCGGTAATGTGGTGGATGTTTGGGAACGGTTTGATGAGGAAAATATTTTTGTTCATCTGGGTTCCGACCAAACCTCCTTGCACAATCCTTGGGCAGGCGGTTACTACCCGGCAGGACTCTCTTTTGAAGCATCCAACGCCTTAATGGTGGAAAACCCGAAAGCGTTCAAAGAGAAAGCACAGGAATCGTTGCGGAGACAAATCAATGCCATCAACAAACATACGGCCAAAGGCACCTACTTCTTTGATTACGGCAATGCCTTTTTATTGGAAGTTTCCCGGGCAGGCGGCGATGTAATGGCCAAAAACAGCATTGATTTCAGATATCCATCTTACGTTCAGGATATTTTGGGGCCCATGTGTTTTGATTACGGATTTGGACCCTTCCGATGGGTATGCACTTCGGGCAATCCGGAAGACCTTCAAAAAACGGATGCCATTGCCCTTGAAGTGATGAAAAAGATAAAATCCGAAGCGCCCGAAGAAATCCAACAGCAAATGCAGGACAACATCAAATGGATTTCGGAAGCGGAACAGAACAAATTGGTGGTAGGTTCGCAAGCCCGAATCCTCTATGCCGATGCCGAGGGGCGAAGCAAGATTGCAGATGCCTTCAATACGGCCATTGCCAAGGGAGAAATCAGTGCGCCCGTGGTTTTGGGACGCGACCATCACGATGTAAGCGGAACAGATTCGCCCTTTCGAGAAACCAGCAACATTTACGATGGCAGCAAATTTACCGCCGATATGGCCATTCAGAATGTGATTGGCGACAGCTTTAGGGGAGCCACTTGGGTGTCCATCCATAATGGTGGCGGCGTTGGCTGGGGCGAAGTGATCAATGGTGGATTTGGCATGGTGCTGGATGGTTCCAAAGAGGCATCAAACCGATTAAAGAAAATGCTGTTTTTTGATGTGAACAATGGGATTTCCCGAAGAAGCTGGGCACGGAACAAAGAAGCCCGCTTTGCCATTGAACGAGAAATGGAACGCACCCCAGATTTAAGGGTAACTTTGCCCTATCTTGTAGAAACCGATATGTTGGACGACCTTTTTTAA
- the hutI gene encoding imidazolonepropionase, producing the protein MNRPLLIGPFAQLLPMTGLPLKGALKDEQLPIIERGGILVSEGKIRKVGVFEELKSDDVDIHHIEGEHICLPGFVDSHTHICFGGTRARDYAYRNAGKTYLEIAKAGGGIWDTVTQTRKASQQELVEGILARSAKHLKNGVTTIEVKSGYGLSVDEELKMLRAIQQANATTNASLIPTCLAAHMKPKDWHQEKEYLDVIIHELFPMIKAENLARRVDAFVEESAFSPEEIRPYFQKAKEMGFDITVHADQFTTGGSQVAVDFDAVSADHLEVSTEKEIQLLAKSNTIATALPGASLGLGCAYTPARKILDAGGALSIASDHNPGSAPMGDLLTQASILGTFEKLSNTEVLAGITSRAAAALRLTDRGKLEAGAVADFVIFPTANYQEITYHQGQLKPSEVWKKGTPIH; encoded by the coding sequence ATGAACAGACCACTATTGATAGGCCCCTTTGCCCAATTACTTCCCATGACAGGACTTCCCTTAAAAGGAGCGCTCAAAGATGAGCAACTGCCCATCATTGAACGTGGGGGTATTTTGGTTTCCGAAGGAAAAATACGCAAAGTCGGTGTTTTTGAGGAGTTGAAATCCGATGATGTCGACATCCACCATATTGAAGGAGAACATATTTGTTTGCCCGGCTTTGTAGACTCGCACACCCATATTTGTTTTGGCGGAACCCGTGCCCGAGATTATGCTTACCGAAATGCAGGAAAGACCTATTTGGAGATTGCCAAGGCCGGTGGCGGTATCTGGGATACAGTGACCCAGACCCGAAAGGCATCACAACAAGAATTGGTAGAAGGGATTCTTGCCAGAAGCGCAAAGCATCTCAAAAACGGTGTTACCACCATCGAAGTAAAAAGCGGATACGGCCTTTCCGTGGATGAAGAATTGAAAATGCTACGCGCTATCCAACAGGCCAATGCAACCACTAACGCCTCTTTGATACCGACCTGTTTGGCTGCACACATGAAACCCAAAGATTGGCATCAGGAGAAGGAGTATTTGGACGTTATCATTCATGAATTGTTCCCGATGATCAAAGCAGAAAACTTGGCTCGCCGGGTGGATGCCTTTGTGGAGGAAAGTGCTTTTTCCCCTGAAGAAATCAGACCTTATTTCCAAAAGGCGAAAGAAATGGGATTCGACATCACCGTGCACGCCGACCAATTTACCACAGGAGGTAGTCAAGTTGCTGTGGATTTTGATGCTGTAAGCGCCGACCATTTGGAGGTCAGCACCGAAAAAGAGATTCAATTATTGGCCAAAAGCAATACCATAGCCACGGCCTTGCCCGGAGCATCCCTCGGTTTGGGATGTGCCTATACTCCTGCTCGCAAAATTTTGGATGCAGGAGGTGCTTTGTCCATTGCCAGTGACCACAATCCAGGGTCCGCACCTATGGGCGACCTGTTGACCCAAGCCAGTATTTTGGGCACCTTTGAAAAACTCTCGAACACCGAAGTTTTGGCAGGTATCACTTCGAGGGCAGCGGCAGCTTTGCGTTTGACAGACCGGGGCAAACTGGAGGCCGGAGCAGTAGCTGACTTTGTAATCTTCCCGACGGCTAATTATCAAGAAATCACCTATCACCAAGGGCAATTAAAGCCTAGTGAAGTTTGGAAAAAAGGAACGCCCATCCACTAA